In Lycium barbarum isolate Lr01 chromosome 9, ASM1917538v2, whole genome shotgun sequence, the DNA window AATTTTCATATTATTTCACGTACCTATTTCGTTCGAATAGTTAAGATTAATTATGAAAAGCTTTGGCAGCAACTTTTTTCTAATGTCAAAGATTTCCTACTGGATAACCTCCTCTTTTATCCATCTCTAAACTATTATTCTTTACAAAGCTTCGTATTAATAGAAGAGTTGTGATGATTGTACGGATATAGTCAGTGACGGATCCCTCGacaaaaattacactgtatatataagataattttttattttttatgtgtatatataaattttaaattatGTGAATACAAAATTAAAGGTTGACTTACTGGTTAAGGTATTCAAAATTCACCTTCAGGTActaaggtgccgtttggccataaaaattattcactttttttttcacttttttcacttttgggcgtttggccataaatattccgaatacatcttgaagttgtattccggaataacaaaaactcaaaaaacttgtttttttaaaaaaatttacttTCTTcactttttacaactacatttcatcaaaaaatacaatttcaaaaactatggccaaacacaattccaacttcaaaatttttaaaaaaattgaatttatttttaatatctatggccaaacgcttaCTAAGTTCAAATCACTATATGGATCCACCACGGTGGCAGCAACCAAAAAAACAAGAGCCAGGGGAAGAAGTTGAATTGAAACACATATCCAACAAACTAAAAGTATTAAGCATGCAGACTTTTTGTTCTTTGAGATAATTGCATTTTAATTGAAAATATATATAGAGAACTTTTTTGacactaagagcctgtttggatgtgCTTAAAAAAGGgccaatttatttttttggcttattttaagcacaaattGACTTATAAATTGATCtgtcaaacactcaaaaacatttataagttgttttcaccAACTTATAAAGCAAAACGGGCTCAATGTCGCGTGTCATTTtgtgattcacttttttttctgATATCATCGCGTGTGATTAGATACAGTTTGACTCGAGTTAAAGTATTCATAAATAGTTATAATAcctaatttaagtgtcttaataAAAACATTTGACAAATTTAAGGAGCCCACTTAATCCTCATACATTCGAATCCTGGACTTGTATTCAATTTCCATGTTCAAATTACCCTGCGAACTCGAAAAGTGTCAAATGGACTAGCAGTGTTCCATTTCATGGCGATCACTCCTTTTTCTTCAGTAACACCCAAATCCACCATTTTCACATTTAGAGCTCCTCATTTCCAACACATTTGTAGTTATCTCTCAAGTCTTTCTCAGCTTTTCTCCCAACAAACCACTAATCCCACCAACACCAACAAACCCAAAAATGCCAAACCCCTCAATAATCCCAAACCCAAAACACCCTCTTCTTCCAAATCCAAAAAAGCTGCAAATATTGCACATATCATCAACACAAACCCATGGTCATCAAATCTTGAATCATCCCTTTCCACCCTCACTCAACCTTCCCTCACACACACCACTATCGTTCACACACTTCGCTTTATTAAAACACCTTCAAAAGCCCTTCACTTCTTTAACTGGACACAAAAAACAGGTTTTTCACACACCCAAcaatcgtattttctcatgttgcAAATTCTTGGCAATGGCCGTAACTTAAATTCAGCAAGAAATTTCATTTTATCTATACCAAGAAGGTCTAATGGTACTGTACTACTTCAAGATAAGTACTTTAACATCTTGATTCGAAGTTATGGTAAAGCTGGgctttttcaagaatcattaaagGTATTTAAAATGATGAAATCGCTTGGAATTTCACCCACTGTGGTTACATTCAATAGTTTGTTTTTAATTTTGCTTAAAAGGGGTCGAACCGGTATGGTTTACGAGTTGTTTGATGAAATGCTCAAGACATATGGTGCTAAGCCTGATTTATATACTTTTAACATTTTGATTAGAGGGTTTTGTATGAACTCTATGGTTGATCAAGGGTTTAggttttttaaggaaatggaGAGGCATGGATGTGATCCGGATGTGATAACGTACAATACTATTATCGACGGTTTGTGTAGGGCAGGGAAAGTGAAGATTGCACATAATGTGTTAAAGGGTATGGTTAAGAGAGGTCATCAATTGAGTCCAAATGTTGTAAGTTACACCACTTTGGTTAGAGGGTATTGTGAGAAGCAAGAGGTCGAACGGGCTCTTGATGTTTTTGAGGAAATGATAGATTGTGGTTTAAAACCGACAAGTATTACTTATAATACTCTTGTACAAGGTCTTTGTGAGGCTAAAAAACTTGACACAATAAAAGAGATCTTGGAAGGGACTCTAGGAGGTGGAGGTCTTATTCCAGATACATGTACTTTTAATACATTGATTACCTATCACTGCAATGTGGGAAATCTGGATGAAGCGATGAAGGTTTTTGAGAATATGTCGAACTTAAAGGTTAAACCTGATACAGCAACGTATAGTGTCTTAATACGTTGCTGTTGTCAAAAGGGATACTTTGATAGGGCAGAGAAATTATTTGATGAACTAATGAAGAAGGAGGTATTGCTTTGTGATGATGGCTGTACACCTCTCGTTGCAGCATACAACCCCATGTTTGAGTATTTG includes these proteins:
- the LOC132611168 gene encoding pentatricopeptide repeat-containing protein At1g02060, chloroplastic; amino-acid sequence: MAITPFSSVTPKSTIFTFRAPHFQHICSYLSSLSQLFSQQTTNPTNTNKPKNAKPLNNPKPKTPSSSKSKKAANIAHIINTNPWSSNLESSLSTLTQPSLTHTTIVHTLRFIKTPSKALHFFNWTQKTGFSHTQQSYFLMLQILGNGRNLNSARNFILSIPRRSNGTVLLQDKYFNILIRSYGKAGLFQESLKVFKMMKSLGISPTVVTFNSLFLILLKRGRTGMVYELFDEMLKTYGAKPDLYTFNILIRGFCMNSMVDQGFRFFKEMERHGCDPDVITYNTIIDGLCRAGKVKIAHNVLKGMVKRGHQLSPNVVSYTTLVRGYCEKQEVERALDVFEEMIDCGLKPTSITYNTLVQGLCEAKKLDTIKEILEGTLGGGGLIPDTCTFNTLITYHCNVGNLDEAMKVFENMSNLKVKPDTATYSVLIRCCCQKGYFDRAEKLFDELMKKEVLLCDDGCTPLVAAYNPMFEYLCKIGKTNKAEKVFRQLMRRGTQDPFAYEILITGHCREGTFNDAHELLVLMLRRDYIPNIEIYESLIEGLLQKNDPKVAYDTLEKMLKSSHLPRSSTFHQILTELIKKNCAIECASLVTLMLDNKVRQNISLSTDTVRILFQMGLREKAFEILRRLYENEYMVNMEGLVVFLCQCRKLLEARELLLFSLSKGHILNVDTCSTLLSSLCKARRASEAFEIYYELLEKGVQLPLKCLEELGLVLETEGRTKEAEFVKKRILGQSQSDRLVQTRASEAHICNV